The proteins below are encoded in one region of Nilaparvata lugens isolate BPH chromosome X, ASM1435652v1, whole genome shotgun sequence:
- the LOC111062505 gene encoding uncharacterized protein LOC111062505 produces MDKQQSDKAAAATTSEEAAVTPTNNTLVESIAHDKEVEVEMASEEWCVVDSSESPPPKRVHFSTACDTPKRGGRGRGIYFADQRRVIAQGRGRQIDVAGVSADSSLSSRNSGQQAEASSSSLILLDVTNSSQPRIVNATKIDNEVENIDPQQTSSSQR; encoded by the exons ATGGACAAGCAACAATCCGATAAAGCAGCGGCTGCGACAACAAGCGAAGAAGCAGCAGTCACACCAACAAACAACAC CCTGGTTGAGTCGATAGCGCACGAcaaggaggtggaggtggaaaTGGCAAGTGAGGAATGGTGCGTGGTTGACAGCAGCGAATCGCCGCCGCCAAAACGTGTGCACTTTTCCACAGCGTGCGATACGCCAAAACGTGGCGGACGGGGCCGCGGCATTTATTTTGCCGATCAACGACGCGTCATCGCTCAGGGCAGAGGCCGGCAAATTGATGTGGCCGGTGTGAGCGCGGACTCATCATTGTCCAGTCGCAATAGTGGTCAGCAAGCGGAAGCATCATCATCGTCACTGATTCTGCTAGATGTGACGAACTCATCGCAGCCGAGGATCGTGAACGCTACTAAAATCGACAACGAAGTTGAAAACATTGACCCGCAGCAAACAAGCTCTTCACAGCGGTAA